One Vallitalea pronyensis genomic region harbors:
- a CDS encoding DUF4962 domain-containing protein has product MSQNMFIDQDIHDLQEEIKNKKAFLFKRLYEQCKVYFEEQLPEEHPPLSTTYMGIAVANLSLAYLLTKQKHYFEEAKRWLFTCVRYPHWGNAHLVDVDLSAAWLLFGLGLAYDWLKEDLDPAQKKVLRDKLLLQGRRMYDFKVKTEGSGWSTNYWQNHNWINMTGLATAGYAIVDEIPEADQWIQSAKDNFDYIYGVLPKDGSDYEGVVYWRYGAMWLFIYAHLIKEREGVDYFQSCDFLKNTFYYRLYQAAPNLEEQINFGDCHDRKSGHSTAIYYKVAAEYGNGHAQKMGHLVTKKFLYREAYDSKVKPGILPECLFELLFYDPEVGEQAFDNLEPVKYFEDLGLVVIRSSWDMDATHLSFKTSYPGGKTQWRHLWELKREKNYNCFGLSHQHPDNNSFILCSQNTYLAIDDGYNRTVKASDHNIVIVDGKGYTNENQNNIWKHYTQDMVGEIETFRNEAAYVYVVGETSKMYQKDLALERFARHVLYTKKSYFIVLDELKSSKEHIYTWLMHSDVFPTEDKHTFIYENGPARLMLYSVSPIDVDYDMKENNVRAVMTTQEPDKFRETKMKTLHISNRHKAANLHFLHVLVPGPIDGNQLIVNRIDQDTFFGVEIINGSEKEVFLQSKGEAITYDGCQYLEQRILLQYRNNKLYEVISL; this is encoded by the coding sequence ATGAGTCAAAACATGTTTATTGATCAGGATATTCATGATCTTCAAGAAGAAATTAAGAACAAGAAAGCATTTTTATTTAAACGTCTATATGAGCAATGTAAAGTGTATTTTGAAGAGCAATTGCCAGAAGAACACCCCCCCTTAAGCACCACATATATGGGAATAGCTGTAGCTAACTTATCCCTTGCTTATTTGCTTACAAAACAAAAGCATTATTTTGAAGAAGCAAAAAGATGGTTATTTACATGTGTCAGATACCCCCATTGGGGGAATGCTCATTTGGTGGATGTGGATTTATCGGCTGCTTGGCTTCTTTTTGGTTTGGGTCTGGCTTATGATTGGTTAAAAGAAGACTTAGACCCTGCACAAAAAAAGGTGTTAAGGGATAAACTTCTTCTTCAAGGCAGACGCATGTATGATTTTAAGGTTAAAACAGAGGGTTCTGGCTGGTCAACCAATTACTGGCAGAATCATAATTGGATTAACATGACAGGACTTGCAACAGCAGGATATGCCATTGTTGACGAGATTCCAGAAGCAGATCAATGGATTCAAAGCGCAAAAGATAATTTTGATTATATTTATGGTGTTCTGCCGAAAGATGGCAGTGATTATGAGGGTGTTGTTTATTGGCGATATGGCGCCATGTGGTTATTTATATATGCTCACTTGATAAAGGAACGAGAAGGTGTTGATTACTTTCAATCCTGTGATTTCCTAAAAAATACATTTTATTATCGACTCTACCAAGCGGCACCTAACCTGGAAGAACAAATTAATTTTGGGGATTGTCATGATCGAAAAAGTGGTCATTCTACAGCTATTTATTATAAAGTAGCCGCAGAATATGGTAATGGGCATGCTCAGAAAATGGGTCATTTGGTCACGAAAAAGTTTTTATACCGAGAGGCGTATGACTCTAAAGTAAAGCCAGGCATCTTACCAGAATGTTTATTTGAGTTATTGTTCTATGATCCAGAAGTTGGGGAACAAGCATTTGATAATCTTGAACCTGTAAAGTATTTTGAGGATTTGGGACTGGTGGTTATAAGAAGTTCTTGGGATATGGATGCAACCCATTTATCCTTTAAGACCAGTTATCCAGGAGGTAAAACCCAGTGGCGTCATTTATGGGAACTTAAACGGGAGAAAAACTATAATTGTTTTGGTTTATCCCATCAACATCCAGATAATAATTCATTTATCCTATGTTCCCAGAATACATACTTAGCCATTGATGATGGCTATAACAGAACAGTGAAAGCGTCTGACCACAACATTGTAATCGTTGATGGAAAAGGGTATACCAATGAGAATCAGAATAATATTTGGAAGCATTATACCCAAGATATGGTAGGCGAGATAGAAACGTTTAGAAATGAAGCGGCCTATGTCTATGTGGTTGGCGAAACATCCAAAATGTATCAAAAAGATTTGGCATTAGAACGTTTTGCACGGCATGTTCTATATACCAAAAAGTCCTATTTTATTGTATTAGATGAACTAAAGAGTTCAAAAGAACACATATACACATGGCTCATGCATTCAGATGTTTTTCCTACAGAGGATAAACATACATTTATCTATGAAAATGGTCCAGCTAGATTGATGCTATATAGTGTATCACCTATAGATGTCGATTATGATATGAAAGAAAATAATGTGCGTGCTGTCATGACAACCCAAGAACCAGATAAATTTAGAGAAACAAAAATGAAAACATTACATATTTCCAATCGGCATAAAGCGGCAAATCTTCACTTTTTACATGTGTTGGTGCCAGGACCTATTGATGGGAATCAATTGATTGTTAATCGAATTGATCAGGACACATTTTTTGGTGTGGAGATTATAAATGGTAGTGAAAAAGAGGTTTTTCTTCAATCGAAGGGTGAAGCCATAACCTACGATGGCTGCCAATACTTGGAACAACGTATATTACTTCAATATCGAAATAACAAACTCTATGAGGTGATCTCATTATGA
- a CDS encoding IclR family transcriptional regulator: MAKSRAAMRTVAILELIANKTKGITLSQISNKLEIPINSVKDIIQSLLEVEMIEMIDERSKIYGIGVKAYYIGNAFIRNKTIIDKGKATIEALGSTLNKTVFLGKEVNEMITYIYKYEPKNLLIATCPIGSTTNLHCTSLGKCFLAHDDELFKRLATKTLVRKTPYTITDYQQLSQEIEKVRKNGYAVDNREQAEHLLCIGAPVFDYTNKMVAALSVSGLYQENIDIQGEARLVMEKASEISIKLGYTGSM, from the coding sequence ATGGCAAAGAGCAGAGCGGCAATGCGAACAGTGGCAATACTAGAACTAATTGCTAATAAAACAAAAGGTATTACGTTATCTCAGATATCCAATAAGCTTGAAATACCCATTAATAGTGTAAAAGATATTATTCAATCATTACTAGAAGTAGAAATGATTGAAATGATTGATGAAAGAAGTAAAATATATGGCATTGGTGTAAAAGCATATTATATTGGTAATGCGTTTATAAGAAATAAAACCATTATTGATAAAGGTAAAGCAACCATTGAAGCATTAGGTTCAACACTCAATAAAACCGTATTTTTAGGCAAAGAAGTCAATGAAATGATTACTTATATATACAAATATGAACCTAAAAATCTATTAATAGCCACTTGTCCTATAGGAAGCACCACCAATCTGCATTGTACATCACTTGGAAAATGTTTTTTAGCCCATGACGATGAGTTATTTAAACGATTAGCTACCAAAACGTTGGTGAGAAAAACACCCTACACCATTACGGACTATCAACAATTATCTCAGGAAATTGAGAAAGTGCGAAAAAATGGGTATGCAGTGGATAATCGTGAACAGGCGGAACATCTTCTGTGTATTGGGGCACCTGTTTTTGATTATACCAATAAAATGGTTGCGGCTCTTAGTGTAAGTGGTTTATATCAAGAAAATATAGATATACAAGGGGAAGCCCGACTCGTTATGGAAAAAGCCTCTGAAATATCCATCAAGTTAGGATACACAGGAAGCATGTAA
- a CDS encoding spore germination protein, giving the protein MSENKTFQGDNINRLQPNLNRNIHTIKSTLKSDKYLVVGKVSNVLGDYAIIYMNHMANKDAINRNIVATLRSTDKSNRFLKNTTDDNWVDTLSHYILDSIHIKKSTSMNHIITEILSGNTCILFNNSKQAMIVSTRIIEKRNVGMTETEVTVLGSKEAFNEDLETNIVLIRRRFKTDKLLFKNFVLGHLSNTDVTVCWLRGIASQKIVTDICKKIGKIDVDHIYDVSMINQVIEENPMSIWPQYVLTERPDIVANHLAEGKVAVLCDNSPFALILPVSIFHNVQSPDDYYERPIVGTFFRIIRYFGIFISVYLSPLYLAFTTYNHAIVPPDLAITISDGRTGVPFPSLMELLLMTFIIDMLREAGIRLPRAMGSAIGILGAVVIGQAAVSAGYVSASLVIIISITAIANFTIPSNLLFNAIRIINYAMILAAGMLGIYGIHLLSILLLWQLVRCHSFGVPLLYPVEPGKASALLDVFMRGPLGKFRKNVKR; this is encoded by the coding sequence ATGTCCGAAAATAAGACGTTCCAAGGTGACAACATTAATCGTTTACAACCCAATTTAAATAGAAATATTCACACCATCAAATCAACATTAAAAAGTGATAAGTATTTAGTCGTAGGAAAAGTTTCTAATGTTTTAGGGGATTACGCCATTATCTATATGAATCATATGGCTAATAAAGATGCCATTAATCGTAACATTGTAGCCACGTTACGTTCTACAGATAAAAGCAATCGCTTTCTAAAAAATACCACCGATGATAATTGGGTGGATACATTATCCCATTATATTTTAGATAGTATTCATATAAAAAAAAGCACATCAATGAACCACATCATCACTGAGATTCTGAGTGGAAATACCTGCATCTTATTCAATAATTCCAAACAAGCCATGATCGTTAGTACGCGTATTATTGAAAAACGGAACGTAGGCATGACAGAAACGGAAGTAACTGTATTAGGTAGCAAAGAGGCTTTTAATGAAGATTTGGAAACAAACATTGTCCTTATTAGACGTCGTTTCAAAACCGATAAACTCTTATTTAAAAATTTTGTATTAGGTCATCTATCCAATACAGATGTAACCGTATGCTGGCTAAGGGGCATTGCCTCTCAGAAAATTGTAACGGATATCTGTAAAAAGATTGGCAAAATAGATGTTGACCATATCTACGATGTTTCCATGATCAATCAAGTCATTGAAGAGAATCCCATGTCCATATGGCCTCAATATGTCCTTACTGAGCGACCAGACATTGTGGCAAACCATCTGGCAGAAGGTAAAGTAGCTGTTCTATGCGATAATTCTCCCTTTGCCTTAATCTTACCTGTGAGCATCTTTCATAATGTTCAAAGTCCTGATGATTATTATGAACGGCCTATTGTGGGAACATTTTTTAGGATTATACGGTATTTTGGTATTTTTATATCCGTATATTTATCCCCTCTTTATTTAGCCTTTACCACTTATAACCACGCCATTGTTCCACCAGACCTGGCTATTACCATTTCTGATGGCAGGACGGGCGTTCCTTTCCCATCCCTGATGGAGCTATTATTGATGACTTTTATTATTGATATGCTCAGAGAGGCCGGTATCAGACTCCCTCGAGCCATGGGGTCAGCCATCGGTATATTAGGTGCTGTGGTTATTGGACAAGCGGCGGTATCAGCAGGATATGTCAGTGCTTCTCTTGTGATTATTATTTCAATAACCGCTATCGCTAACTTTACAATCCCTTCTAACCTGCTCTTTAACGCCATAAGGATTATTAATTATGCCATGATACTGGCTGCAGGTATGCTGGGTATATACGGGATACATTTACTTTCTATCCTGCTTTTATGGCAATTAGTACGTTGTCATTCCTTTGGTGTACCTCTCCTCTACCCTGTAGAACCAGGAAAAGCTTCTGCTCTCTTGGATGTGTTTATGAGGGGACCTTTAGGAAAGTTCAGAAAAAATGTCAAGCGCTAG
- a CDS encoding Ger(x)C family spore germination protein, which translates to MRLKKMAVIVLIGVNMILLTSCFDYTEYEEMQLIFGLGVDSGTNGDVIVTIQSSGFKKTNMQAMGGDSGSSMGSQNSTMYKASGKTVLDALNQLQQITGKELFFGYIKVIIIGAEAAKKDMDNIMAFFYMSPRIRGSAYLLIAKNTAYDTLGTVNLNDSDLSAQSLENMVKKSVRSGVSFPIRLSNYYNIILTDGWNAAIPQVEYQQVSSGEQGGEKTVVNDTNPSIVPEKEGYHLVRNMVVFKDNKKVGVLDEIETMCYGFITGKKIKSSYVVKDKDTHDQDYVMGLRFLHNRSRINTHINNNQIKIDIDIDLQASIEEYQGDEALANIDVIKNFEADLSASLKNEIQTCIYHVQKNYEADIFGFGNRVFQQYPYKWQEELQDKWEDIFLIVDTDVRVTAKILNTGSNLEPFK; encoded by the coding sequence ATGAGGTTGAAAAAAATGGCCGTTATTGTGTTGATAGGTGTTAACATGATATTACTAACAAGTTGCTTTGACTATACGGAATATGAAGAAATGCAGCTTATTTTTGGGCTTGGTGTTGACAGTGGTACGAATGGTGACGTTATCGTCACCATACAATCTTCCGGCTTTAAAAAAACAAATATGCAGGCCATGGGAGGGGATAGCGGTTCATCCATGGGCAGCCAAAACAGTACCATGTATAAAGCTTCTGGAAAAACTGTTCTGGATGCCCTTAATCAACTCCAACAAATTACAGGTAAGGAATTATTTTTCGGTTATATTAAAGTGATTATCATCGGTGCAGAAGCTGCTAAGAAAGACATGGATAACATCATGGCTTTTTTCTACATGTCACCTCGTATTCGAGGGTCAGCTTATCTTCTAATTGCAAAAAACACCGCTTATGACACATTAGGCACGGTTAACCTTAATGATAGTGACCTTAGCGCCCAATCCTTAGAAAACATGGTCAAGAAATCGGTTAGAAGCGGAGTCTCTTTCCCGATTCGATTAAGCAATTATTATAATATTATCTTAACCGATGGATGGAACGCAGCTATTCCTCAGGTAGAATATCAACAGGTTTCCAGTGGAGAGCAAGGTGGTGAAAAAACTGTTGTCAATGATACGAATCCCAGTATTGTGCCCGAAAAAGAAGGTTATCATTTAGTAAGGAATATGGTGGTTTTTAAAGATAATAAGAAAGTGGGCGTTTTAGATGAAATTGAAACCATGTGCTATGGCTTTATCACAGGAAAAAAAATTAAAAGCAGTTATGTGGTAAAAGACAAAGATACACATGATCAAGACTATGTGATGGGATTACGTTTTCTTCACAATCGGTCTAGGATCAATACCCATATTAACAATAATCAAATAAAAATTGATATTGATATCGATTTGCAAGCGAGTATAGAAGAATACCAAGGTGATGAAGCACTGGCTAATATTGATGTCATCAAAAATTTCGAAGCAGATTTATCAGCATCTTTAAAAAATGAAATACAAACATGTATTTATCATGTGCAAAAAAACTATGAAGCAGATATTTTTGGCTTTGGTAATCGTGTTTTTCAACAATACCCTTATAAATGGCAAGAAGAGTTACAAGATAAATGGGAGGATATTTTCTTGATTGTAGACACAGATGTGCGTGTGACAGCTAAAATACTCAATACAGGTTCAAACTTAGAACCTTTTAAATAA
- a CDS encoding GerAB/ArcD/ProY family transporter, which yields MNQQKLSVRQVVSLIYTGTISNIIFLLFFAINRAGRASYIAAILGGLVTALLLFLVIYLTNKFPGKSLLDLLKMGYGQGIASFFIILYSLFHIITAALMLRLSISVFVKTFLLHMTPLWLLELIPIVIIGLFLYTGNIFIFASWNVLIVVIAFAAYALGTSIGIAVKFNINHLFPIFHVKLWDFLYGAFLLAAGMMETVIHSFSVVGFINDKKTSYKAYWYGTIMFITVVSSTLFVSLGILGLGIESKRVFSVVNLAQEIGIGRFIQGFEVFYLVPFLSLIYNNIGYKAYCSLIGIFTVANHRKHRLIYTIMICTSIYALVLNIPSFNVGIVYVKNFAIYIIVPFCILYLILAGIAIILIRHKRKKEATPRNHYIP from the coding sequence ATGAATCAGCAAAAGCTTTCCGTAAGACAGGTTGTTTCTTTAATCTACACCGGCACAATAAGTAATATTATTTTCTTACTATTCTTTGCCATTAATCGTGCTGGAAGAGCTTCTTATATCGCTGCAATTTTAGGAGGGCTGGTCACTGCTCTGTTATTATTCCTTGTTATCTATCTTACAAACAAGTTTCCAGGAAAATCCTTGCTGGATTTATTAAAAATGGGTTATGGTCAAGGCATCGCCAGTTTTTTTATTATACTCTACAGCTTATTTCATATTATTACGGCTGCTTTAATGTTAAGACTGTCCATATCTGTTTTTGTGAAAACATTTTTACTGCATATGACACCCTTATGGCTTCTTGAGTTAATACCCATTGTAATTATTGGTTTATTTCTATACACAGGTAATATTTTTATTTTTGCTAGTTGGAATGTATTGATTGTTGTTATTGCATTTGCTGCATATGCCCTAGGAACTTCTATAGGCATTGCAGTAAAATTTAATATCAATCATTTATTTCCAATATTTCATGTTAAATTATGGGATTTTTTATATGGTGCATTTTTACTTGCAGCTGGTATGATGGAAACTGTAATTCATTCTTTTAGTGTGGTAGGATTTATAAACGATAAAAAAACTTCATATAAAGCCTATTGGTATGGCACCATTATGTTTATTACCGTTGTTAGTTCAACGCTATTTGTATCCTTAGGCATATTGGGCCTGGGTATTGAAAGTAAGCGTGTTTTTTCTGTGGTTAATTTAGCTCAGGAAATAGGAATAGGTAGGTTCATACAAGGTTTTGAAGTATTTTATTTAGTCCCATTCTTATCTCTCATTTATAATAACATTGGCTACAAAGCATACTGTAGCCTTATTGGCATATTTACAGTAGCTAATCATAGAAAACATCGCTTGATCTATACCATCATGATATGTACAAGTATCTATGCTCTCGTTCTAAACATACCTTCTTTTAATGTTGGTATTGTTTATGTAAAAAACTTTGCAATATACATCATTGTACCATTTTGTATTCTTTACTTAATACTTGCAGGAATAGCCATTATCCTCATACGACATAAGAGAAAAAAAGAGGCTACGCCTCGTAACCACTATATTCCCTGA
- a CDS encoding GerAB/ArcD/ProY family transporter, which translates to MDQQHLNDRQFAFLIYSGTVGNMLFITIYVIQNAGRATYVAAFLGSCVTALFMLWTIYLGKFMPKKSMFDIIKTYYGKMVSSILIMIYSLFHIFTGALILRLSMTIFVKVQLLHLTPLWLITLMPVIAIAIFLFTNSFNLFARWNVILQVVATSVYFVGIVVGMVIKFDVNNLKPVFHVDASDFLLGFYLLLGATNETVLKSFSIMGLLKNYKVARKGLIKGAILYIPIISTSLFFAIGIMGQEVARDSTFAIVNLANQVGLGKFIQGLEIFHILPFLSLIYIHLGHNAYSSFLSACSLSHNKKFRLIMIGIICIGIYAIAISITSFNVAMVYMKTTITYVVVPFSLLILIMASIAVIMRKRKKQ; encoded by the coding sequence ATGGATCAACAGCATTTGAATGATCGACAATTTGCATTTTTAATCTATTCTGGTACCGTTGGCAACATGCTTTTTATTACAATCTACGTCATTCAAAACGCTGGTAGAGCCACTTATGTTGCCGCTTTTTTAGGATCATGTGTAACGGCTCTTTTCATGTTATGGACCATATACTTAGGTAAATTCATGCCTAAAAAATCCATGTTTGATATCATCAAAACCTATTATGGAAAGATGGTTAGCTCTATCTTAATCATGATCTACAGCTTATTTCATATCTTTACTGGTGCTTTGATTTTACGATTATCCATGACGATATTTGTAAAAGTTCAGTTGTTACATTTAACGCCTTTATGGCTTATCACATTAATGCCAGTTATTGCCATTGCCATCTTCTTATTTACCAACAGTTTTAACCTATTTGCAAGATGGAATGTAATCCTTCAAGTTGTTGCCACGTCTGTCTATTTTGTGGGTATTGTTGTGGGTATGGTGATTAAATTTGATGTGAATAATTTAAAGCCCGTTTTTCACGTGGATGCGTCTGATTTTTTACTGGGTTTTTATTTATTATTAGGCGCAACCAATGAAACGGTTCTAAAATCTTTTAGTATCATGGGGTTACTAAAAAATTACAAAGTTGCACGGAAAGGGTTAATTAAAGGCGCCATTCTATACATTCCTATTATCAGTACATCCTTATTTTTTGCCATAGGGATTATGGGTCAGGAAGTTGCAAGAGATAGTACCTTTGCCATTGTTAATTTAGCCAATCAGGTTGGGTTAGGGAAGTTTATACAAGGCTTAGAGATATTTCATATTCTCCCTTTCTTATCCCTTATATACATCCACTTAGGTCATAATGCTTACAGCAGTTTTCTGAGTGCATGTTCTTTATCTCACAATAAAAAGTTTCGCTTAATTATGATTGGCATCATCTGTATTGGTATATATGCCATTGCAATCAGCATTACGTCCTTTAACGTTGCCATGGTTTATATGAAAACAACCATCACATATGTGGTTGTTCCCTTTAGTCTCCTTATACTTATCATGGCATCCATAGCCGTTATCATGAGAAAGCGCAAGAAACAATGA
- a CDS encoding sulfatase family protein gives MRKQPNVLYIMSDDHSANAISCYGSILSDVFKTPNMDRLYEEGTKLQHFYSTNAICTPARASIMTGQYGHINGVRTLSDHWDPTQGPNLAAIFQDNGYETAMFGKWHLHCEPLGFDDYKYLSGCHGQGTYWDPEFEEKDLGRKVHKGYVTDVITDMTTNFLDNRDTSKPFFLMCHHKAPHDFWEFAKRHEHLFDGKDIPVPDSLFEDRSHRSEASRDFGSSVTPRSKVRSLYQDFQAEDYVTGPLKIDDDMTFEQKGLAAYQKYLKDYLRTVAGIDDSVGVLLDKLEAIGELNNTIIIYTSDQGMFLGEHDYQDKRWSYEESLRAPFLIRYPEKIPSKVTNTNLMANIDVAPTLLDFCGISVPKAMQGVSQVPVLLQKEQEDLRSVIYFRYWMNLAHRHHNPAHFGIRTKQYKFIYYYGKALDAAGAVHEDTPTGFELYDMVNDPQEMNNIYEDEARGELVQSLMEQLHDARKTYMDLDENYPNLLSKE, from the coding sequence ATGCGTAAACAACCAAATGTATTATATATCATGTCGGATGACCATTCAGCTAATGCCATTAGCTGTTATGGTTCTATTCTGAGTGATGTTTTTAAGACACCGAATATGGACCGCCTATATGAAGAAGGTACGAAGCTTCAGCACTTTTACAGTACTAATGCTATCTGTACACCCGCTCGAGCATCCATTATGACAGGGCAATATGGACATATCAATGGTGTTCGGACCCTTAGTGACCATTGGGACCCTACCCAAGGACCTAATTTAGCCGCTATCTTCCAAGATAACGGTTATGAAACAGCCATGTTTGGGAAATGGCATCTTCATTGTGAACCCTTAGGCTTTGATGACTACAAATATCTTTCAGGTTGCCACGGACAAGGCACTTATTGGGACCCTGAATTTGAGGAAAAGGACCTTGGAAGAAAGGTGCATAAGGGTTATGTGACCGATGTTATTACAGATATGACCACCAACTTCTTAGACAACCGGGATACATCAAAACCATTTTTTCTCATGTGTCACCACAAAGCACCCCACGATTTTTGGGAATTTGCCAAGAGACATGAACATCTGTTTGATGGGAAGGACATACCTGTACCCGATAGTTTGTTTGAAGACCGTAGTCATCGAAGTGAAGCTTCAAGAGACTTTGGTTCATCGGTCACACCTAGAAGTAAGGTGAGAAGTTTATATCAAGATTTTCAAGCTGAGGATTATGTGACAGGACCCCTTAAGATTGATGACGATATGACATTTGAGCAGAAAGGTTTAGCTGCGTATCAGAAGTATCTAAAAGACTACCTTAGAACAGTAGCCGGTATTGATGATTCTGTTGGGGTACTGTTGGATAAACTAGAAGCCATTGGTGAGTTGAATAACACCATTATTATCTATACATCCGATCAAGGTATGTTTCTTGGTGAGCATGATTACCAAGATAAACGATGGAGTTATGAGGAATCACTACGTGCCCCATTTTTAATCAGGTATCCGGAAAAAATACCTTCAAAGGTGACCAATACCAATCTGATGGCCAATATTGATGTAGCACCTACATTGCTTGATTTTTGTGGTATTTCCGTACCAAAAGCTATGCAAGGTGTGTCACAAGTACCTGTATTGCTACAAAAAGAGCAAGAGGACCTACGATCTGTGATTTACTTTAGATACTGGATGAATTTAGCACATCGGCACCATAACCCTGCTCATTTTGGTATTCGGACGAAGCAATATAAGTTCATTTATTATTATGGCAAAGCCTTAGATGCTGCAGGTGCAGTCCATGAGGATACACCGACTGGATTTGAGTTATACGATATGGTCAATGACCCTCAAGAAATGAACAATATATATGAGGATGAAGCCCGTGGAGAATTAGTCCAATCACTTATGGAACAATTACATGATGCCAGAAAAACGTATATGGATTTAGATGAGAACTATCCCAACTTATTAAGTAAAGAATAG
- a CDS encoding alpha-L-fucosidase, with amino-acid sequence MMSKLAAYLKTIDEVIEKGPFKDDWASLSQVPEPTWYKKAKFGIFIHWGVYSVPAFGSEWYPRHMYDVGSKFYEHHIKTYGLHKDFGYADFVPMFKAEKFDPKAWVELFKAAGAKYVMPVAEHHDGFQMYDSDLSEWCAAKKGPKRDILGELKKEIEANDMVFTASSHRAENFWFMSGCRDFDSGIQDIEYQEPYGYAHKLFDAKSVGSTHNIYNEGPCEEHLEDWLVRTCELVDKYQPKVVWFDWWIQNMAFKPYLKKFAAYYYNRGVEWGEQVAINYKNDAYAKGTAIFDVERGQLANIRPRFWQTDTAVAKNSWCYTENNDFKTPESIVCDLIDIISKNGCMLLNIGPKADGTIAEEDESVLRAIGKWLATNGESIYDTSYWSVFGEGPTEIVEGCMNDVARSPFTSEDIRFTYKAPYIYANILKWPDNGEVVIKSLAKGSKHFEGHLQAIELLGFDGEVTYERLEEGLKINVDQPINTTFPVCFKITID; translated from the coding sequence ATGATGAGTAAGTTAGCTGCGTATTTAAAGACAATTGATGAAGTGATTGAAAAAGGACCTTTTAAAGATGATTGGGCGTCTTTATCTCAAGTGCCAGAACCCACATGGTATAAAAAGGCTAAATTTGGTATTTTTATTCATTGGGGTGTTTATTCAGTACCCGCATTTGGTAGTGAATGGTACCCTCGTCACATGTATGATGTGGGTTCAAAATTTTATGAGCATCATATTAAAACTTATGGGTTACATAAAGATTTTGGCTATGCAGATTTTGTACCCATGTTTAAAGCTGAGAAATTTGATCCAAAAGCTTGGGTTGAATTATTCAAAGCAGCTGGTGCTAAGTATGTGATGCCAGTAGCGGAGCATCATGATGGGTTCCAGATGTATGACAGTGATTTATCCGAGTGGTGTGCAGCTAAAAAAGGTCCTAAAAGAGATATTTTAGGGGAACTTAAAAAAGAGATTGAAGCCAATGATATGGTATTTACAGCATCCAGTCATCGGGCTGAGAACTTTTGGTTCATGAGTGGGTGTAGAGACTTTGATTCTGGTATTCAAGACATTGAATATCAGGAACCTTACGGGTATGCCCATAAGCTTTTTGATGCAAAGAGTGTAGGCAGTACACACAATATCTATAATGAAGGACCATGTGAAGAGCACCTTGAAGATTGGCTTGTAAGGACATGTGAGTTAGTGGATAAATATCAACCAAAAGTGGTTTGGTTTGACTGGTGGATACAGAATATGGCTTTTAAACCCTATCTTAAAAAGTTTGCAGCCTACTATTATAACAGAGGCGTAGAGTGGGGCGAACAAGTTGCCATTAATTATAAAAACGATGCCTATGCAAAAGGGACTGCTATCTTTGATGTGGAACGTGGCCAGCTAGCCAATATTCGACCAAGGTTTTGGCAAACAGATACAGCAGTGGCTAAGAATTCATGGTGTTATACAGAAAATAATGATTTTAAAACCCCTGAATCCATTGTGTGTGACTTAATTGATATCATCAGTAAGAACGGTTGTATGTTATTAAACATTGGCCCAAAAGCAGACGGAACCATTGCAGAAGAAGATGAGAGTGTATTACGTGCTATTGGTAAATGGCTGGCTACCAATGGTGAATCCATATACGATACCTCTTATTGGAGTGTTTTTGGTGAAGGTCCTACAGAGATTGTGGAAGGTTGTATGAATGATGTTGCCCGTTCACCCTTTACAAGTGAAGATATTCGCTTCACTTATAAAGCCCCTTATATCTATGCCAATATCCTTAAGTGGCCAGATAACGGTGAAGTGGTGATTAAATCATTGGCTAAAGGCTCCAAGCATTTTGAAGGTCACCTTCAGGCCATTGAACTTCTTGGTTTTGATGGAGAAGTGACTTATGAACGCCTAGAGGAAGGTTTAAAAATAAACGTGGATCAGCCAATAAACACAACTTTCCCTGTTTGCTTTAAAATAACCATAGATTAA